One part of the Excalfactoria chinensis isolate bCotChi1 chromosome 8, bCotChi1.hap2, whole genome shotgun sequence genome encodes these proteins:
- the LPAR3 gene encoding lysophosphatidic acid receptor 3, whose protein sequence is MNECYYDKRMDFFYNKTNTHTADEWTGPPLIGVLCFGTFFCLFIFISNSLVIAAVVKNKRFHFPFYYLLANLAAADFFAGIAYVFLMFNTGPVSKTLTVNRWFLRQGLLDTSLTASLVNLLVIAVERHMSIMRMKIHSNLTKKRVTFLIISIWAIAIFMGAVPTLGWNCLCDISACSSLAPIYSRSYLVFWSVLNLVVFFIMVVVYIRIYMYVQRKTNVLSSHTSGSISRRRTPVKLMKTVMTLLGAFVVCWTPGLVVLLLDGLNCTSCGIQNVKRWFLLLALLNSVMNPVIYSYKDDEMWGTMKRMLCCSSDDNNQERRSSRIPSTVLGRSTDTTGQYTEDGIIQGTICGKGDLGEKGNS, encoded by the exons ATGAATGAATGCTACTATGATAAGCGCATGGACTTCTTTTATAATAAGACAAACACTCACACAGCAGATGAGTGGACAGGGCCACCGCTTATTGGTGTTCTGTGTTTTGGgacatttttctgcctcttcattttcatttcaaattcattGGTCATAGCAGCCGTGGTCAAGAACAAGAGgttccattttccattttactaTCTGTTGGCCAATTTAGCTGCTGCGGACTTTTTTGCTGGGATTGCTTATGTCTTCTTGATGTTCAACACTGGCCCGGTGTCCAAGACATTAACTGTTAACCGCTGGTTTCTGCGTCAGGGTCTTCTGGACACGAGCCTGACGGCTTCCCTGGTGAATCTCCTCGTCATAGCAGTTGAGCGGCACATGTCGATCATGAGGATGAAGATCCACAGTAATCTTACGAAGAAGAGAGTCACTTTCTTAATTATATCTATTTGGGCCATTGCCATTTTTATGGGTGCTGTTCCTACCTTGGGTTGGAACTGCCTTTGTGACATTTCCGCATGCTCTTCGCTGGCACCAATTTACAGCAGAAGTTACTTGGTGTTCTGGAGTGTCCTAAACCTTGTCGTTTTCTTCATTATGGTGGTGGTTTACATAAGAATCTACATGTATGTCCAGCGGAAAACTAATGTCTTGTCGTCGCACACTAGTGGATCTATTAGCCGTAGGAGGACTCCTGTGAAGCTTATGAAGACCGTCATGACTCTCTTAG gTGCATTTGTTGTTTGCTGGACTCCTGGCCTGGTTGTCTTGCTGCTTGATGGCCTGAACTGCACCAGCTGTGGGATTCAGAATGTGAAAAGGTGGTTTCTTCTCCTGGCCCTGTTGAACTCTGTTATGAATCCAGTAATTTATTCCTACAAAGATGATGAGATGTGGGGTACCATGAAGAGAATGCTTTGCTGCTCCTCAGATGATAATAACCAGGAGAGACGCTCATCACGAATTCCCTCAACTGTGCTTGGCAGGAGCACGGACACCACAGGGCAGTACACTGAAGATGGCATTATTCAAGGGACAATTTGTGGAAAAGGAGATCTTGGTGAAAAGGGCAACTCCTGA